The following coding sequences lie in one Dunckerocampus dactyliophorus isolate RoL2022-P2 chromosome 4, RoL_Ddac_1.1, whole genome shotgun sequence genomic window:
- the itga2.2 gene encoding integrin alpha-2, with the protein MEYLWGNIFFALLVIADRINLSDSFNVGTSGAKIFSGSPVEEFGYTVQQATNHEGKWLLVGAPWSGFTQNRKGDLYKCPVSGSRTNCDKLNLKDSVSIPDVRNINVNMSLGLTLTRMPAVNGLMTCGPLWAQQCGDQNYYPGICARLSPLLQHQPAFSPAIQTCGGPMDIVIVLDGSNSIYPWAPMRDFLQKLIPTLEIGPQNTQVSVIQYAVESKFEFMLNQYKTKEEVLNAVSKLRQMEGSSTNTFHAIQYASQWGFNPTYGARPDASKVMVVVTDGESHDKAFRDPIIDECEKLGITRFGIAVLGYYTRNNIDTENLIKEIKSIASVPTENYFFNVSEEAALSTIAGTLGSRIFNIEGTGKGGDNFKMEMSQVGFSAHYSSKKDVMMLGAVGAYGWTGTVVHQTGSKVDVLPVTAFEGTLQDRDSSSLLGYSVSTLSGGTTEYFVAGAPRSNHSGQVIVYSFNAQEQLTIIDSERGKQIGSYFGSVLCSLDVDKDGVTDLLLVGAPMFMSELKREQGRVYLFSVTKGILNEQGFLKGSSPTENARFGMAMSAVPDLDLDGYSDVVIGAPLEDKGRGVIYIYNGRKKTLNRQFSQRISGSTMDPQVKFFGRSLDSYKDLNDDTLPDISVGAYGKVVQLWSRGVASVSADASFKPEKINIFSKTCDVSGRKMSCFNTNLCFSAMFRPKKPVGPIDISYNLTLDADLQASRVTSRGLFMKNNERFLSEKAKISSTPLCQDYEVYVQETPDFVNSVSLKVDIKQQNPDTNPVLDIDSSTAWEFFIPFTKDCGSDEVCVSDLVLSVNTNTKGSSSAPFLVSANKRELSFEVTVKNKKENAYNTQVLAAYSGNLFYSSVFPPTDGVKCTSSQEQTVACQVGYPALKKDQEIKFQLNFEYNLNYPLNRAKVKFEAKSDSQEQVTADNQVDVSIPLKYDVGIVLSRKSNINFYVANSTTASVTTVKTLDDIGPEFNFTVKISTGNFPVSLLYLTISLPMTTKGGNPLLYLTSVDMQAGGSVSCDSSSLVDPLKIGVKNNQVSFTEESLRGIEKLDCQSAKCEHIKCLLKDTEVTSDYYVKVKTRIWSGTFNKAIYQTTELISTVDVETSNPDLLIVRLKELPVVVTVSKPGEKADVPVGVIVGSVIAGLVLLGLAVALLWKFGFFKRKYQQLQREDDEQSHAHENEVL; encoded by the exons ATGGAATACCTCTGGGGGAACATCTTCTTTGCGCTGCTTGTCATTG CTGACAGAATCAACCTCTCAGACTCTTTCAACGTGGGCACTTCAGGTGCTAAGATTTTCAGCGGCTCACCGGTGGAGGAGTTTGGCTACACAGTCCAGCAGGCCACCAACCACGAGGGCAAATG GCTCCTGGTTGGTGCTCCTTGGAGTGGCTTCACTCAAAACAGGAAAGGGGATTTGTACAAATGTCCTGTGTCAGGGTCCAGAACCAACTGTGACAAGCTCAACCTTAAAG ATTCAGTCAGTATTCCAGATGTGAGAAACATCAACGTCAACATGTCTCTGGGTTTGACCCTGACCCGCATGCCTGCAGTCAATGGTTTGATG ACATGCGGTCCTCTTTGGGCACAGCAGTGTGGCGATCAAAACTACTACCCGGGAATATGTGCAAGACTGAGCCCCCTCCTTCAACATCAACCTGCCTTCTCTCCTGCTATCCAGA CATGCGGAGGACCGATGGACATTGTGATCGTGTTGGACGGGTCCAACAGCATCTACCCCTGGGCTCCAATGAGAGATTTCCTTCAGAAACTCATACCAACTCTCGAAATCGGGCCCCAAAACACCCAG GTCAGCGTCATTCAGTATGCCGTTGAGTCCAAGTTTGAATTCATGTTGAACCAGTACAAAACCAAAGAGGAGGTGCTGAATGCTGTGTCCAAACTCAGACAAATGGAAGGTTCCTCCACCAATACATTTCATGCCATTCAATATGCCAG TCAGTGGGGTTTCAACCCGACCTACGGGGCCCGACCGGATGCCTCTAAGGTGATGGTGGTTGTCACTGACGGCGAGTCCCATGACAAGGCTTTCAGGGATCCAATCATCGATGAATGTGAAAAGCTAGGAATCACCCGCTTTGGTATTGCT GTCCTGGGTTATTACACCAGAAACAACATTGACACAGAAAACCTCATTAAGGAAATCAAATCCATTGCCAGCGTACCCACAGAAAATTACTTCTTCAACGTATCGGAAGAAGCGGCCCTCTCCACCATTGCTGGAACGTTGGGCAGCCGCATCTTCAACATAGAAG GCACTGGAAAGGGGGGTGATAACTTCAAGATGGAGATGTCCCAGGTGGGCTTCAGTGCTCACTACTCTAGCAAAAAG GATGTGATGATGCTGGGAGCAGTGGGTGCCTACGGTTGGACTGGGACTGTTGTCCACCAAACGGGCTCTAAAGTGGATGTTCTTCCTGTCACAGCCTTTGAGGGAACACTTCAAGACAGAGACAGCAGTTCACTGCTGG GTTACTCTGTCAGCACACTGAGTGGTGGCACTACTGAATATTTTGTAGCTGGTGCACCGCGCTCCAACCACTCCGGACAAGTGATCGTCTACAGCTTCAATGCGCAGGAGCAACTCACTATCATCGACTCAGAGAGAGGAAAGCAG ATTGGGTCTTACTTTGGCAGCGTCCTGTGCTCTCTGGACGTGGACAAAGATGGGGTGACGGACCTCCTTCTGGTTGGTGCGCCCATGTTTATGAGCGAGCTGAAGAGAGAACAAGGTCGTGTTTACCTCTTCTCCGTCACCAAG GGTATCCTGAATGAGCAAGGGTTCCTTAAAGGCTCGTCTCCAACTGAGAATGCACGTTTTGGGATGGCCATGTCTGCCGTTCCCGACCTGGACCTTGACGGTTACAGTGATGTTGTTATTGGAGCGCCCCTAGAGGATAAAGGAAGAGGCGTCATCTACATCTACAATGGCAGGAAGAAGACGTTGAACAGACAGTTTTCTCAG AGAATATCTGGCTCCACTATGGATCCTCAAGTGAAATTTTTCGGGAGGTCCCTGGATAGCTACAAAGACCTGAATGACGACACGCTTCCAGACATCTCAGTGGGTGCATATGGTAAAGTGGTGCAGCTCTG GTCCCGAGGTGTTGCCTCAGTCTCAGCTGATGCTTCATTTAAACCTGAGaaaatcaacattttcagcaaaaCTTGCGATGTTAGTGGACGCAAGATGTCATGTTTCAACACCAACCTCTGTTTCAGCGCAATGTTCAGGCCCAAGAAACCTGTTGGACCCATTG atattTCCTACAACTTGACTCTGGACGCTGATTTGCAGGCTTCACGTGTGACTTCAAGAGGACTCTTCATGAAAAATAATGAGCGTTTCCTTTCGGAAAAAGCAAAGATATCATCTACACCACTGTGTCAAGACTATGAAGTTTATGTGCAG GAGACCCCAGATTTTGTCAATTCCGTCAGTTTGAAGGTGGACATCAAGCAGCAGAATCCAGACACTAACCCTGTCCTTGACATCGACTCTTCCACCGCTTGGGAGTTCTTT ATCCCTTTCACTAAAGACTGTGGCTCTGATGAAGTATGCGTCAGTGATCTGGTGCTGAGTGTGAATACCAATACAAAAGGGTCCAG CTCAGCTCCTTTTCTGGTCAGCGCCAATAAGCGCGAACTGTCGTTTGAGGTGACAGTgaagaacaaaaaagaaaatgcttATAACACTCAGGTGCTGGCTGCGTATTCTGGAAACCTCTTCTACTCCTCTGTATTTCCCCCT ACTGATGGAGTGAAATGCACATCATCTCAAGAGCAAACTGTTGCTTGCCAAGTAGGATATCCGGCCTTGAAAAAAGACCAAGAG ATAAAATTTCAGCTCAATTTCGAATACAACCTCAATTATCCGCTAAATCGAGCTAAGGTCAAGTTTGAGGCTAAAAG TGACAGTCAAGAGCAGGTAACCGCAGACAACCAAGTGGACGTGTCCATTCCTCTTAAATATGATGTTGGGATTGTTTTATCCAG GAAATCAAATATCAACTTCTATGTGGCCAATTCAACGACTGCATCAGTAACAACGGTGAAAACGCTTGATGACATTGGGCCTGAGTTTAACTTTACCGTGAAG ATTTCTACGGGCAACTTCCCCGTCAGTCTACTGTATCTGACCATCTCTCTGCCAATGACCACCAAGGGTGGAAACCCACTCCTCTATCTTACCAGTGTGGACATGCAAGCT GGAGGTTCTGTCAGCTGTGATTCAAGCAGCCTGGTGGACCCACTGAAGATCGGCGTCAAGAACAACCAAGTGTCTTTCACTGAAGAGAGTCTCAGAGGCATTGAGAAGCTG GACTGCCAGAGTGCAAAGTGTGAGCACATCAAATGTCTCCTTAAAGACACGGAGGTCACAAGCGACTACTATGTGAAAGTCAAAACAAGGATTTGGAGTGGGACCTTTAATAAG GCCATCTACCAGACCACTGAGCTCATCTCCACTGTTGATGTGGAGACCTCCAACCCCGATTTACTCATCGTCCGCCTCAAAGAGCTGCCG GTGGTGGTCACAGTCAGTAAACCAGGGGAGAAGGCTGACGTTCCAGTAGGAGTGATTGTGGGCAGTGTGATCGCTGGACTGGTGCTGCTGGGCCTGGCTGTCGCGCTGCTGTGGAAG ttTGGCTTTTTCAAAAGGAAATACCAGCAGCTGCAGAGAGAAGACGACGAGCAGAGCCACGCGCACGAAAACGAAGTGTTGTGA
- the fsta gene encoding follistatin-A isoform X3, which translates to MFGMLKHHLQPGFFFFFIWFCHLMERQKVQAGNCWLQQGKNGRCQVLYMPGMSREECCRSGRLGTSWTEEDVPNSTLFRWMIFNGGAPNCIPCKGGESCDNVDCGPGKRCKMNRRSKPRCVCAPDCSNITWKGPVCGSDGKTYKDECALLKAKCKAHPDLDVQYQGKCKKTCRDVRCPGSSTCVVDQTNNAYCVTCNRICPEVTSPEQYLCGNDGIVYASACHLRRATCLLGRSIGVAYEGKCIKAKSCEDIQCSAGKKCLWDARMSRGRCSLCDETCQESRTDEAVCASDNTTYPSECAMKQAACSMGVLLEVKHSGSCNYTPPSSTASRKDLE; encoded by the exons ATGTTTGGGATGCTGAAACATCATCTCCAGCCgggctttttcttcttcttcatatGGTTCTGTCACCTTATGGAGCGTCAAAAAGTTCAAG CTGGTAACTGCTGGTTGCAGCAGGGCAAGAACGGGCGGTGCCAGGTGCTCTACATGCCCGGAATGAGCAGGGAGGAGTGCTGCAGGAGCGGAAGACTCGGCACATCCTGGACCGAGGAGGATGTCCCCAACAGCACGCTGTTTAGGTGGATGATCTTCAATGGCGGAGCTCCCAATTGCATACCTTGCAAAGGTGGAG AATCGTGCGATAATGTTGACTGCGGGCCGGGTAAGAGGTGTAAGATGAACCGGAGGAGTAAGCCGCGTTGCGTTTGCGCGCCAGACTGCTCCAACATCACATGGAAGGGACCCGTCTGCGGCTCGGACGGCAAGACCTACAAGGACGAGTGCGCCCTGCTCAAGGCTAAATGCAAAGCCCACCCGGATCTGGACGTGCAGTATCAAGGCAAATGCAAGA AAACGTGCCGTGACGTGCGGTGCCCCGGCAGCTCCACCTGCGTGGTGGACCAGACCAACAACGCCTATTGTGTGACGTGTAATCGGATTTGCCCCGAGGTGACGTCACCCGAGCAGTACCTGTGTGGCAACGACGGGATCGTGTATGCCAGCGCGTGCCACCTGAGGCGGGCCACCTGCCTCCTGGGCCGCTCCATCGGGGTGGCCTACGAGGGCAAATGCATCA AGGCCAAGTCATGCGAGGACATCCAGTGCAGTGCCGGCAAGAAGTGTCTGTGGGACGCCCGCATGAGTCGAGGACGCTGCTCGCTGTGCGACGAGACGTGTCAGGAGAGCCGGACGGATGAGGCGGTGTGCGCCAGCGACAACACCACGTACCCCAGTGAATGTGCCATGAAGCAAGCCGCCTGCTCCATGGGGGTGCTGCTGGAGGTCAAACACTCGGGATCTTGCAACT ACACACCACCAAGCAGCACAGCAAGCAGAAAGGACTTGGAATAG
- the fsta gene encoding follistatin-A isoform X2, protein MFGMLKHHLQPGFFFFFIWFCHLMERQKVQAGNCWLQQGKNGRCQVLYMPGMSREECCRSGRLGTSWTEEDVPNSTLFRWMIFNGGAPNCIPCKESCDNVDCGPGKRCKMNRRSKPRCVCAPDCSNITWKGPVCGSDGKTYKDECALLKAKCKAHPDLDVQYQGKCKKTCRDVRCPGSSTCVVDQTNNAYCVTCNRICPEVTSPEQYLCGNDGIVYASACHLRRATCLLGRSIGVAYEGKCIKAKSCEDIQCSAGKKCLWDARMSRGRCSLCDETCQESRTDEAVCASDNTTYPSECAMKQAACSMGVLLEVKHSGSCNSITEDAEEDEEDEDYKAYVHLSSILDG, encoded by the exons ATGTTTGGGATGCTGAAACATCATCTCCAGCCgggctttttcttcttcttcatatGGTTCTGTCACCTTATGGAGCGTCAAAAAGTTCAAG CTGGTAACTGCTGGTTGCAGCAGGGCAAGAACGGGCGGTGCCAGGTGCTCTACATGCCCGGAATGAGCAGGGAGGAGTGCTGCAGGAGCGGAAGACTCGGCACATCCTGGACCGAGGAGGATGTCCCCAACAGCACGCTGTTTAGGTGGATGATCTTCAATGGCGGAGCTCCCAATTGCATACCTTGCAAAG AATCGTGCGATAATGTTGACTGCGGGCCGGGTAAGAGGTGTAAGATGAACCGGAGGAGTAAGCCGCGTTGCGTTTGCGCGCCAGACTGCTCCAACATCACATGGAAGGGACCCGTCTGCGGCTCGGACGGCAAGACCTACAAGGACGAGTGCGCCCTGCTCAAGGCTAAATGCAAAGCCCACCCGGATCTGGACGTGCAGTATCAAGGCAAATGCAAGA AAACGTGCCGTGACGTGCGGTGCCCCGGCAGCTCCACCTGCGTGGTGGACCAGACCAACAACGCCTATTGTGTGACGTGTAATCGGATTTGCCCCGAGGTGACGTCACCCGAGCAGTACCTGTGTGGCAACGACGGGATCGTGTATGCCAGCGCGTGCCACCTGAGGCGGGCCACCTGCCTCCTGGGCCGCTCCATCGGGGTGGCCTACGAGGGCAAATGCATCA AGGCCAAGTCATGCGAGGACATCCAGTGCAGTGCCGGCAAGAAGTGTCTGTGGGACGCCCGCATGAGTCGAGGACGCTGCTCGCTGTGCGACGAGACGTGTCAGGAGAGCCGGACGGATGAGGCGGTGTGCGCCAGCGACAACACCACGTACCCCAGTGAATGTGCCATGAAGCAAGCCGCCTGCTCCATGGGGGTGCTGCTGGAGGTCAAACACTCGGGATCTTGCAACT CCATCACAGAAGACgcggaggaggatgaggaagatgaagactaCAAGGCCTATGTCCATTTATCTTCTATACTGGATGGATAA
- the fsta gene encoding follistatin-A isoform X1, with the protein MFGMLKHHLQPGFFFFFIWFCHLMERQKVQAGNCWLQQGKNGRCQVLYMPGMSREECCRSGRLGTSWTEEDVPNSTLFRWMIFNGGAPNCIPCKGGESCDNVDCGPGKRCKMNRRSKPRCVCAPDCSNITWKGPVCGSDGKTYKDECALLKAKCKAHPDLDVQYQGKCKKTCRDVRCPGSSTCVVDQTNNAYCVTCNRICPEVTSPEQYLCGNDGIVYASACHLRRATCLLGRSIGVAYEGKCIKAKSCEDIQCSAGKKCLWDARMSRGRCSLCDETCQESRTDEAVCASDNTTYPSECAMKQAACSMGVLLEVKHSGSCNSITEDAEEDEEDEDYKAYVHLSSILDG; encoded by the exons ATGTTTGGGATGCTGAAACATCATCTCCAGCCgggctttttcttcttcttcatatGGTTCTGTCACCTTATGGAGCGTCAAAAAGTTCAAG CTGGTAACTGCTGGTTGCAGCAGGGCAAGAACGGGCGGTGCCAGGTGCTCTACATGCCCGGAATGAGCAGGGAGGAGTGCTGCAGGAGCGGAAGACTCGGCACATCCTGGACCGAGGAGGATGTCCCCAACAGCACGCTGTTTAGGTGGATGATCTTCAATGGCGGAGCTCCCAATTGCATACCTTGCAAAGGTGGAG AATCGTGCGATAATGTTGACTGCGGGCCGGGTAAGAGGTGTAAGATGAACCGGAGGAGTAAGCCGCGTTGCGTTTGCGCGCCAGACTGCTCCAACATCACATGGAAGGGACCCGTCTGCGGCTCGGACGGCAAGACCTACAAGGACGAGTGCGCCCTGCTCAAGGCTAAATGCAAAGCCCACCCGGATCTGGACGTGCAGTATCAAGGCAAATGCAAGA AAACGTGCCGTGACGTGCGGTGCCCCGGCAGCTCCACCTGCGTGGTGGACCAGACCAACAACGCCTATTGTGTGACGTGTAATCGGATTTGCCCCGAGGTGACGTCACCCGAGCAGTACCTGTGTGGCAACGACGGGATCGTGTATGCCAGCGCGTGCCACCTGAGGCGGGCCACCTGCCTCCTGGGCCGCTCCATCGGGGTGGCCTACGAGGGCAAATGCATCA AGGCCAAGTCATGCGAGGACATCCAGTGCAGTGCCGGCAAGAAGTGTCTGTGGGACGCCCGCATGAGTCGAGGACGCTGCTCGCTGTGCGACGAGACGTGTCAGGAGAGCCGGACGGATGAGGCGGTGTGCGCCAGCGACAACACCACGTACCCCAGTGAATGTGCCATGAAGCAAGCCGCCTGCTCCATGGGGGTGCTGCTGGAGGTCAAACACTCGGGATCTTGCAACT CCATCACAGAAGACgcggaggaggatgaggaagatgaagactaCAAGGCCTATGTCCATTTATCTTCTATACTGGATGGATAA